GTACGTCATCTTCGGCGACGGTGCGGGTGCCGCGGTGGTCTCCCCCGCGGAGGTCGACGGAATCAGCCCGACCGTGTGGGGCAGCGACGGCTCGCGGTCCGACATCCTCGGCACCAAGTGGGACGCCAACGGCCGCGAGTTCGCCAAGATGGACGGCCCCCTGGTCTACCGCTGGTCGACCAAGAACGTGCCGAGGGTGGCCCGCAAGGTGTGCGACTTCGCCGGCGTCGAACTCTCGGACATCGACTGGTTCGTGCCGCACCAGGCGAACCTCCGCATCGTCGACCAGTTGGCCGAGATCCTCCAGATCCCGGACGAGAAGGTCGCCAAGGACATCATCGACACCGGCAACACCTCGGCCGCGTCGGTGCCGCTGGCGCTCAGCCGGCTGTACGAGAGCGGTCGGACCACCCCCGGCGACCGCGTGATGCTGCTGGGCTTCGGGGCGGGACTCGCCTACGCCGGTCAGATCATCCGGATGCCCTGACCACTTCGATCAAGACCCCTTCCTACGAAAGGACAAGCACCATGACGATGACCGTGAACCAGGTGTCCCTCGACGTCGCATCGCTCACCCGCAAGCTGATGACCGAGGACGTCGACCGGCAGATCAACGCCGACGACACCTTCGTCGACCTCGGGCTGGACAGCCTCAAACTCGTCGACCTGC
The window above is part of the Micromonospora sp. LH3U1 genome. Proteins encoded here:
- a CDS encoding acyl carrier protein, with the translated sequence MTMTVNQVSLDVASLTRKLMTEDVDRQINADDTFVDLGLDSLKLVDLLAAVETHFDIEVPDELVGSFAKVQDLSDFVLSARSPV
- a CDS encoding beta-ketoacyl-ACP synthase III, which translates into the protein MAQMTGAAITGLGAYRPSRLITNEEIAEEAGVTPEWIEERTGIRSRYRSGPEESVTMMAAEAGGKALAMANVDPADVDLVILASATKKDRIPGGAPEVASRIGITATGAFDLNAACAGFAYSIGIAANEIRMGSARNVLVVGAEQLSRFIDPEDPATYVIFGDGAGAAVVSPAEVDGISPTVWGSDGSRSDILGTKWDANGREFAKMDGPLVYRWSTKNVPRVARKVCDFAGVELSDIDWFVPHQANLRIVDQLAEILQIPDEKVAKDIIDTGNTSAASVPLALSRLYESGRTTPGDRVMLLGFGAGLAYAGQIIRMP